In Drosophila simulans strain w501 chromosome 3R, Prin_Dsim_3.1, whole genome shotgun sequence, a single window of DNA contains:
- the LOC6728257 gene encoding uncharacterized protein LOC6728257: MSLKDLKLTKEQIIKLQQLLAEEIKDESQQERKELSNDDFIANALDKVQVYVQAGKPEAFVQLKEPLLYKFEITSNGVATGSSESDKFQRADAKEIARWKSDNVINLDCISDDHREQLSQIQTDESTGETYMLVPIDINILIDDNEITPDASTKRITEHDAYNATGAGHTIYMHPEQEEHQAGLDRNTQAKHASPAPPEEQANYDYHMHTFEVPKLSFPFELKFDTDNDRLVGGKVNKSGKSSGNSDHDEDLEVGVDTKLRDVLEDLEE, from the coding sequence ATGAGTCTTAAGGATCTCAAGCTGACTAAGGAGCAAATTATCAAGCTTCAGCAGTTGCTGGCAGAGGAAATAAAGGACGAAAGCCAGCAGGAGCGGAAGGAGCTATCAAATGATGATTTCATAGCCAATGCACTGGATAAAGTGCAAGTTTATGTGCAGGCTGGTAAGCCAGAGGCTTTTGTCCAGCTAAAAGAACCGCTATTATACAAATTTGAGATTACCTCAAATGGAGTAGCCACTGGATCTTCGGAATCGGATAAGTTTCAGCGCGCAGACGCCAAGGAAATTGCTCGCTGGAAATCGGACAATGTGATCAATTTGGATTGCATTTCAGACGATCACCGCGAACAGTTAAGCCAAATTCAAACCGATGAGAGTACTGGCGAAACCTACATGCTCGTGCCCATTGATATAAACATACTCATCGACGATAACGAAATAACTCCTGATGCTTCCACAAAGCGTATCACCGAACACGACGCCTACAATGCGACGGGAGCGGGACACACCATCTATATGCATCCCGAACAAGAGGAGCATCAGGCTGGTCTAGATAGAAATACTCAAGCTAAACATGCTAGCCCAGCTCCGCCAGAAGAGCAGGCCAACTACGACTACCACATGCACACTTTCGAGGTGCCCAAGCTGAGTTTTCCGTTTGAACTCAAGTTTGATACCGATAACGATCGATTGGTGGGTGGCAAAGTGAATAAATCCGGCAAGAGCTCGGGAAACTCAGATCACGACGAGGATTTGGAAGTGGGGGTAGATACCAAGCTTCGGGACGTCCTAGAGGATTTAGAGGAATAA